One window of Paenibacillus sp. FSL K6-3182 genomic DNA carries:
- a CDS encoding thioredoxin family protein, with the protein MSKSIADKLGKGISPQQFIDGMTKNKEQFLDWSEKFVWTDESDKEYFDSLNNRDDLRVLILMADWCGDVVRNIPVVFKALENSGVPIDVLIMEEHLDTMDQFLTLGGRSVPVVIVADTGGAVLGKWGPRPTHVQEAMLAFKKENPDREAADYQEKLAITRQEIGRRYGEGTEYQSVIVKELRTLLESF; encoded by the coding sequence ATGAGCAAAAGCATTGCAGATAAACTGGGCAAAGGGATTAGCCCGCAACAATTTATTGACGGCATGACCAAAAATAAAGAGCAGTTTTTGGATTGGTCGGAAAAGTTCGTTTGGACCGACGAGAGCGATAAGGAATATTTTGATTCGCTTAACAATCGTGATGATCTACGTGTATTGATCTTGATGGCTGATTGGTGTGGCGATGTTGTACGCAATATTCCTGTTGTATTCAAAGCGCTTGAGAACAGCGGCGTTCCGATTGACGTGCTCATTATGGAAGAGCATCTCGACACGATGGATCAATTTTTGACACTTGGCGGCCGTTCTGTACCTGTCGTTATTGTTGCGGATACAGGCGGAGCAGTGCTAGGTAAGTGGGGACCGCGTCCTACTCATGTTCAGGAAGCTATGCTCGCGTTCAAAAAAGAAAATCCTGACCGTGAAGCAGCCGACTATCAAGAGAAGCTGGCGATTACAAGACAGGAAATTGGCCGTCGTTATGGAGAAGGAACTGAATATCAATCCGTTATTGTGAAAGAGCTCCGCACTTTGTTGGAGTCATTTTAA
- a CDS encoding DedA family protein, protein MDFIHEVLDNVLQWVESLGYFGILIGLLIEVIPSEIVLGFGGYLVYKGDISFWGAVLFGTLGAIGQNWILYWIGRYGGRPIVEKYGKYIKIKQKHVDISENWFNKYGVGIVFTARFVPVMRQVISIPAGMARMNFGLFTLLTALASLPWSILFIYLGKSLGENWDKIDEKAAPYVQPAILIAIALLIIYVLFKFVRSRRKSV, encoded by the coding sequence ATGGATTTTATTCATGAAGTATTGGACAATGTATTGCAATGGGTAGAGAGTCTAGGGTACTTTGGTATTTTGATCGGACTATTGATTGAAGTTATACCAAGTGAAATTGTGCTCGGCTTTGGAGGTTATCTCGTATACAAAGGGGATATTTCCTTCTGGGGGGCAGTGTTGTTCGGTACGTTAGGTGCAATTGGACAAAACTGGATTTTATATTGGATTGGCAGATATGGCGGACGGCCAATCGTCGAGAAATACGGTAAATATATAAAGATCAAACAAAAACATGTAGATATTTCTGAAAATTGGTTTAACAAGTATGGCGTAGGCATCGTGTTCACTGCACGTTTTGTCCCAGTAATGAGACAGGTTATTTCAATTCCAGCCGGTATGGCAAGAATGAATTTTGGATTATTTACATTGCTGACTGCACTTGCATCTCTGCCATGGTCTATATTGTTTATTTATCTAGGCAAATCACTTGGTGAGAACTGGGATAAAATCGATGAGAAAGCTGCGCCTTATGTACAGCCTGCTATTCTTATCGCAATTGCACTCCTTATTATTTATGTCCTTTTCAAATTTGTACGCTCACGCCGCAAATCGGTATAA
- a CDS encoding cupredoxin domain-containing protein produces the protein MSKVFIVSKRQIQLFIVVAVLIVFTGVYLSWDRSKEVDGQPSEPRIFQIVTVEYKSQTADGKEHEMYRWDPGQIVVQKDELTELHISGVSGASHPFVIEGLDIKGEVLKGKTTVVRFTAKKEGTYPILCLTHTDMRHGGPMVGYITVD, from the coding sequence ATGTCAAAGGTCTTTATTGTAAGTAAACGACAAATTCAACTGTTTATTGTAGTTGCAGTCCTTATCGTATTCACCGGCGTTTACTTAAGCTGGGACAGATCAAAAGAGGTAGATGGCCAGCCGTCAGAGCCGCGAATTTTCCAGATTGTTACGGTTGAATACAAGTCACAAACTGCTGACGGCAAAGAGCATGAAATGTATCGCTGGGATCCGGGTCAAATTGTTGTCCAAAAGGATGAACTAACTGAGCTGCATATTAGTGGTGTAAGTGGGGCAAGCCATCCCTTTGTCATTGAAGGCCTTGACATAAAGGGTGAAGTACTAAAAGGCAAAACGACGGTTGTACGATTCACTGCCAAAAAAGAGGGGACTTATCCTATTTTATGCTTGACCCATACTGATATGCGCCACGGCGGACCAATGGTTGGTTATATCACAGTAGATTAG
- a CDS encoding dehydrogenase: MKANAPKHTAGLPTARKIRRACSNELYRTVKRLKVWVSKEKMEQAEKLYFKKVIVNLIWVHENKDNRKIQCDWWEENVSAEIAELWEVDRNQLCIAFREAFGG, encoded by the coding sequence ATGAAAGCTAACGCGCCAAAACATACAGCCGGCTTACCGACTGCGCGTAAAATCCGCAGAGCCTGCAGCAACGAGCTATACCGCACCGTGAAGCGTTTGAAAGTTTGGGTGTCCAAAGAGAAAATGGAGCAAGCAGAAAAACTTTATTTTAAAAAGGTTATTGTCAACCTGATCTGGGTTCACGAAAATAAAGACAATCGGAAGATCCAATGCGACTGGTGGGAAGAGAATGTCAGCGCTGAAATTGCCGAGTTATGGGAAGTCGATCGCAATCAGCTTTGTATCGCGTTTAGAGAAGCTTTTGGCGGTTAA
- a CDS encoding H-type small acid-soluble spore protein, whose protein sequence is MDVARAKQIYESEQTVKVHLDEDSVWIENVDEANGMATVMVGNNPVNTKTVSCDRLKEEG, encoded by the coding sequence ATGGACGTAGCACGCGCGAAGCAAATATACGAATCAGAACAGACAGTTAAAGTTCATCTGGATGAGGATTCGGTCTGGATTGAAAATGTCGACGAGGCGAATGGGATGGCAACCGTTATGGTCGGCAACAATCCTGTGAACACAAAGACGGTATCCTGTGACCGATTGAAGGAAGAAGGTTAA
- the cls gene encoding cardiolipin synthase, which yields MGFIWLSAILIVYIIQLAAVFVMEHRRQVQLTAWLLITFMFPFIGFIAYIVLGKGFVRRRRLERFKQETIRYANQLSQQVTEAADVENEQVETQKKLFAMLTGLAPFPITRNNEAFVLNNGDDTYEEILRELRRATHHIHMDYYTIRDDEIGQRFLQVLTSKAREGVQVRVVYDGIGSLHLSDKYIEELHLAGVRTSCFLPPRIAFFDRKLNYRNHRKIVVVDGAVGFIGGINIGDEYLGKNPKLGFWRDTHLRLKGDSVYYLQELFMNDWAFAAKEELDGKAYMTQHHCLGNERVLMVSSKPGQHAHKIDEVMFAAITSALTRIYITTPYFIPDSSLLMGLRTAALSGVDVRLIIPGIADSKLVLLATLSYMQEMLEAGVKVYRYEKGFIHSKVMIVDHMLATVGTANVDMRSLLSNFELNAVLFDEGTIKKLETDFMEDLKHSRELDKKTFMNRPNRQKAAEALLRMLSPLL from the coding sequence ATGGGGTTCATTTGGCTGTCGGCAATATTAATCGTATATATTATTCAGCTCGCTGCGGTTTTTGTGATGGAGCATCGTCGTCAAGTACAGTTGACTGCATGGCTTCTCATTACATTTATGTTCCCGTTCATAGGTTTTATAGCCTATATCGTGCTTGGGAAAGGCTTTGTCAGGCGCAGGCGTTTGGAACGATTTAAGCAGGAGACTATACGCTATGCGAATCAATTATCCCAGCAGGTTACAGAGGCAGCGGATGTGGAAAATGAGCAGGTTGAGACACAAAAGAAACTGTTTGCCATGCTTACTGGCTTAGCTCCGTTTCCGATTACCCGTAATAATGAAGCATTCGTTCTGAATAACGGTGATGACACATACGAGGAGATATTGAGAGAGCTGAGGCGAGCGACCCATCATATACATATGGATTATTACACGATTAGAGATGATGAAATTGGCCAACGTTTTTTGCAGGTGTTAACGAGTAAGGCGAGGGAAGGAGTCCAGGTCCGAGTCGTATATGATGGGATAGGAAGCCTGCATTTAAGTGATAAGTATATCGAAGAGCTTCACCTTGCAGGAGTTCGGACAAGCTGCTTTTTACCGCCGCGTATCGCCTTTTTTGACAGAAAATTAAATTATCGCAATCATCGCAAAATCGTTGTAGTAGATGGGGCCGTAGGATTTATCGGTGGTATCAATATCGGTGATGAATACTTAGGAAAGAACCCGAAGCTGGGCTTCTGGCGGGATACCCATTTGCGTTTAAAAGGGGACTCCGTTTATTACCTGCAGGAGCTGTTCATGAACGACTGGGCTTTCGCGGCAAAAGAAGAGCTGGATGGTAAAGCGTATATGACGCAGCATCATTGCCTAGGAAATGAAAGGGTGCTGATGGTCTCAAGTAAACCAGGACAGCATGCTCATAAGATCGACGAGGTCATGTTTGCTGCGATAACATCGGCTTTGACGAGAATATATATAACGACACCCTATTTTATACCAGATTCCAGCCTGCTTATGGGCCTCAGAACGGCTGCACTCAGCGGGGTAGATGTGAGATTGATTATACCGGGCATTGCGGACTCCAAGCTCGTGTTGCTTGCCACACTATCCTATATGCAAGAGATGCTGGAAGCGGGAGTGAAGGTTTATCGTTATGAGAAAGGCTTTATTCACTCGAAGGTGATGATTGTAGATCACATGCTGGCCACTGTTGGAACAGCAAATGTAGATATGCGCAGCTTGCTAAGTAATTTTGAGCTGAACGCGGTGCTATTTGACGAGGGGACGATTAAGAAGCTGGAAACGGATTTTATGGAGGATTTGAAGCATAGCCGAGAATTGGACAAAAAGACCTTTATGAATCGCCCGAATCGACAAAAGGCAGCAGAAGCATTACTGCGCATGTTATCGCCGCTGCTGTGA
- a CDS encoding glycosyltransferase, producing MLTNSDSACRVSIIIPTLNAGPELEELLERLKQQSLPPYEIIIMDSCSDDGTQERALKAGAQVMRVERRDFDHGGTRNVAAMQARGDILLFMTQDALPCNDKLIEELTRPLLSGNNVAYAYARQLPRPEANVLERLAREHNYPAQSQLKAYEDIKELGIKTFFCSNVCSAIWRETFETMGRFQEPVIFNEDLFMAAKCILTGYKVAYCAEALVFHSHDYSIKQQFKRYFDNGISMRCNTWITPYSSVGKAGSKLVKLQLNELNRTRKWYLIPKLIAESAAKLIGYKLGMNYRLLPQFVTRRLSMHRLILTHIENNNAGVTMKQ from the coding sequence ATGCTTACTAACAGCGATTCAGCATGCCGAGTATCGATTATTATTCCTACATTAAATGCAGGACCAGAGCTGGAAGAGCTATTAGAGCGATTGAAGCAACAGTCGCTTCCTCCATATGAAATCATCATCATGGATTCCTGCTCGGACGATGGGACGCAGGAGCGAGCGCTCAAGGCTGGTGCCCAAGTGATGCGCGTTGAACGCCGAGACTTCGATCACGGTGGTACGCGCAACGTTGCAGCGATGCAAGCGCGCGGCGATATTTTGCTATTTATGACGCAAGATGCTCTCCCTTGCAACGATAAGCTCATTGAAGAGCTGACTCGACCACTTTTATCTGGAAATAATGTCGCGTATGCCTATGCAAGGCAACTGCCGAGACCAGAAGCTAATGTGCTGGAACGACTGGCAAGGGAACATAACTATCCGGCACAGTCGCAATTGAAAGCATATGAGGATATTAAGGAGCTTGGCATTAAAACATTTTTTTGCTCCAACGTATGCTCAGCGATTTGGCGTGAGACGTTTGAGACGATGGGACGGTTTCAGGAGCCTGTCATCTTTAATGAGGACTTGTTTATGGCTGCCAAATGCATTTTGACTGGCTATAAGGTTGCTTACTGCGCAGAGGCTCTAGTGTTCCATTCGCATGACTATTCGATAAAGCAGCAATTCAAGCGTTACTTCGATAATGGAATTTCTATGCGATGCAATACATGGATCACGCCTTACAGCTCGGTTGGCAAGGCAGGCTCAAAGCTCGTTAAGCTGCAGCTGAATGAGCTCAATCGAACCCGCAAATGGTATTTGATTCCCAAGCTGATCGCTGAATCCGCAGCTAAGCTGATCGGCTATAAGCTGGGCATGAATTATCGCCTTTTGCCGCAGTTTGTAACTAGAAGGCTTAGCATGCATCGCCTTATCCTTACTCATATCGAAAATAATAATGCTGGCGTGACAATGAAGCAATAA
- a CDS encoding undecaprenyl-phosphate glucose phosphotransferase, which produces MLRQNQRFLTQLYMLADLSCTLVVFMAAYWLKFYSGLLPSFNSVAFSTYLLWGTIYSFSAVLIGFYFQFYSPKRRKNYSYEVLRILQIQTISFLGLLSLFFFTREVHISREFLAIFFFMNFIAIASYRYWVKSILASFRRKGFNKRFVLIVGAGSVGRSFYTNLQQHPDLGYEVVGFLDDYQDEHAPEHQYMKPIIGRLDALKQKLDMMPIDEVIIALPLEAHAKYAEIIEMCERTGVKTLIIPDFFDLLPARPFFDNFAGIPLINVRDIPLDELSNRILKRWFDIAFSLVAIVITSPIMLFAIIGLKLTSPGPVLFKQERMGLDRKTFHMFKFRSMRVSTDKVSDTQWTVENDPRRTKFGSFLRRTSLDELPQFFNVLLGHMSVVGPRPERPYFVNQFKEEIPKYMVKHQIRPGITGWAQTNGLRGDTSIQDRIMFDIFYIENWTFFFDIKIIFKTVLKGLINKNAY; this is translated from the coding sequence ATGCTAAGGCAAAACCAACGGTTTTTGACGCAATTATATATGCTGGCGGATTTATCCTGCACATTGGTCGTCTTTATGGCCGCGTATTGGCTTAAATTTTATAGTGGTTTGCTGCCAAGCTTTAACTCGGTAGCGTTCTCTACTTATTTACTATGGGGAACGATTTATTCCTTTTCAGCAGTGCTGATCGGTTTTTACTTTCAGTTTTATTCGCCCAAACGACGCAAAAACTATTCCTACGAAGTGCTTCGTATTTTACAGATTCAAACGATTAGCTTTTTAGGTTTACTTAGCTTGTTCTTCTTTACCCGTGAAGTACATATCTCTCGTGAATTTCTAGCCATTTTCTTTTTCATGAATTTTATCGCCATTGCGTCATACCGATACTGGGTCAAATCGATCCTCGCTTCATTTCGTCGCAAAGGCTTTAATAAACGTTTTGTACTTATCGTTGGGGCGGGTTCCGTGGGACGCAGTTTCTATACGAATCTGCAGCAGCACCCGGATCTTGGTTATGAGGTAGTCGGCTTTTTGGATGATTATCAAGATGAGCATGCGCCTGAGCATCAGTATATGAAGCCGATTATCGGAAGGCTTGATGCTTTGAAGCAAAAGCTGGATATGATGCCTATTGATGAAGTCATCATTGCACTGCCGCTTGAAGCGCATGCGAAGTATGCGGAAATTATTGAAATGTGTGAACGAACAGGCGTGAAGACGCTAATCATTCCTGATTTCTTTGATCTACTGCCGGCTAGGCCATTTTTTGATAATTTTGCGGGCATCCCGCTTATTAATGTAAGGGATATTCCGCTCGATGAGCTGAGCAATCGGATATTAAAGCGCTGGTTTGATATCGCCTTCTCATTAGTAGCGATTGTTATAACGTCTCCAATCATGTTGTTCGCTATCATAGGGCTTAAGCTGACATCGCCTGGACCCGTATTGTTTAAGCAGGAGCGGATGGGGCTCGATCGCAAAACGTTCCATATGTTTAAATTCCGCTCGATGCGTGTATCGACGGATAAAGTATCAGATACACAGTGGACGGTAGAGAACGATCCAAGGCGCACCAAGTTTGGCAGCTTCCTTCGTCGCACGAGTCTGGATGAGCTGCCGCAGTTCTTTAACGTCCTGCTTGGTCATATGAGCGTAGTTGGCCCGCGGCCAGAACGTCCTTATTTTGTGAATCAGTTCAAAGAGGAAATTCCAAAATATATGGTTAAGCATCAGATTAGACCTGGGATAACAGGCTGGGCACAAACCAATGGCTTAAGAGGCGACACTTCCATACAAGACCGTATTATGTTTGATATTTTTTATATTGAAAACTGGACTTTTTTCTTTGATATCAAAATTATTTTCAAAACGGTACTGAAGGGCTTGATTAACAAAAATGCTTACTAA
- a CDS encoding glycosyltransferase family 2 protein, with protein MIYVMPTVSVCIVTYNSAKDIQNCLQAVLKQSFPVERIVVIDNASTDGTADQVKPFAEHVHFIANTINNGFAGGQNQAIRETSSDYVLVLNPDVTLDPNYLQEIIGFMEQKPEVGSATGRLVFASNIEVMDSAGLGMKRTRNAYDLAAGDQAADWSTKRAVFGVSGAAAVYRKAMIRDIEFDGEFFDERFFAYKEDVDVAWRAQKLGWTSYYIPEANAVHHRGWKKGSRSSVPLFVRQHSYQNRFFTLIKNEPIGWHSLLIGPLILATEAVKLGYIILREPGLLRCWSTIFKSLPNMLQKRKWIQEKAVHKRHTKH; from the coding sequence GTGATATATGTAATGCCAACAGTAAGCGTTTGTATAGTAACTTATAACAGTGCGAAAGACATTCAGAACTGCTTGCAAGCTGTTTTAAAACAAAGCTTCCCTGTTGAACGCATTGTCGTCATCGACAATGCGTCAACTGATGGAACGGCTGATCAAGTGAAACCTTTTGCAGAGCATGTCCATTTCATAGCGAACACGATCAATAATGGGTTTGCCGGCGGCCAAAACCAGGCTATACGTGAGACATCCTCCGATTATGTTCTTGTGTTGAATCCGGATGTTACGCTAGACCCGAATTATTTACAAGAAATTATTGGTTTTATGGAACAAAAGCCGGAGGTTGGAAGTGCAACCGGACGGCTTGTTTTTGCGTCTAATATTGAAGTAATGGATAGTGCAGGACTTGGAATGAAACGAACTCGAAATGCATATGATCTAGCCGCAGGCGACCAAGCAGCGGACTGGAGTACAAAAAGAGCCGTATTTGGCGTATCTGGTGCAGCAGCGGTATATCGAAAGGCTATGATTCGTGATATCGAATTTGATGGTGAATTTTTTGATGAACGCTTTTTTGCCTATAAGGAAGACGTAGATGTAGCATGGCGAGCGCAGAAGCTGGGCTGGACCTCATATTACATACCTGAAGCAAACGCAGTACACCATCGAGGCTGGAAAAAGGGAAGCAGGAGCAGCGTTCCGCTGTTTGTACGTCAGCATTCCTATCAGAACCGTTTTTTCACCCTTATAAAAAATGAACCTATCGGTTGGCACTCTCTATTAATAGGGCCGTTGATCCTAGCAACGGAAGCGGTGAAGCTTGGTTATATCATTTTACGTGAGCCAGGATTGTTACGCTGTTGGTCAACTATTTTCAAATCGCTTCCGAACATGCTTCAAAAACGTAAATGGATTCAGGAAAAGGCAGTTCATAAACGGCACACTAAACATTAA
- the rfbD gene encoding dTDP-4-dehydrorhamnose reductase, translated as MATLKIVVTGANGQLGRELSQWTTDTAEIIGLSRSELDITSLPACRNLFALHRPDVVIHCAAYTAVDKAESEPDEAFRVNAAATRNVAVAAREIGAKLCYISTDYVFDGSSTLPYNEYDQINPQTVYGKSKYAGEQAVQTLHDRFYIVRTSWVYGKYGNNFVKTMLKMAGERDMLKVVADQIGSPTYTYDLAAFLLELVQTDYYGIYHASNSGVCSWFEFANAIFEDSGTTILVEPCTTADFPRPAPRPAYSVMDHTAIRSNGLNMLRPWREALNHYLKDSE; from the coding sequence ATGGCTACTTTAAAAATCGTAGTTACTGGTGCGAATGGGCAGCTAGGCCGAGAATTGTCGCAATGGACGACGGATACAGCTGAAATTATTGGATTAAGCCGTAGTGAGCTTGATATTACGAGTCTCCCAGCCTGCCGGAATTTATTTGCACTGCATCGTCCTGATGTTGTCATACACTGCGCCGCCTATACTGCTGTAGATAAAGCCGAGTCCGAGCCGGACGAGGCTTTTCGTGTGAATGCAGCTGCAACACGTAATGTTGCGGTAGCTGCTCGTGAGATCGGTGCAAAGCTTTGTTATATAAGCACCGATTATGTTTTTGATGGGAGCAGCACTCTTCCTTACAATGAATATGATCAGATTAATCCTCAAACGGTATATGGTAAATCGAAATATGCTGGCGAACAAGCAGTACAGACACTACATGATCGCTTCTATATTGTTCGGACCTCATGGGTGTACGGGAAGTATGGCAATAACTTTGTGAAGACGATGCTGAAAATGGCTGGTGAGCGTGATATGCTCAAAGTAGTTGCAGATCAAATCGGTTCGCCTACCTACACCTATGATCTTGCAGCTTTTTTGCTAGAGCTAGTGCAAACTGATTATTATGGTATTTATCATGCATCCAATAGCGGAGTTTGCTCTTGGTTTGAGTTCGCAAATGCTATATTTGAAGACAGCGGCACAACTATTCTTGTTGAGCCTTGTACGACAGCAGATTTTCCGCGACCAGCACCGAGACCCGCATATTCAGTTATGGATCATACTGCTATCCGCAGTAATGGCCTTAATATGCTGCGGCCGTGGAGAGAAGCGCTTAACCACTATCTTAAAGACAGTGAGTGA
- the rfbB gene encoding dTDP-glucose 4,6-dehydratase, translating into MKLLVTGGAGFIGSNFVLYMIKNYPNYEIINVDALTYAGNLENLRSIELHSNYSFVKADIAKRSELEPLFQQGIDAVINFAAESHVDRSILHPEIFVQTNILGTQTLLDLTKQYNVTKFVQVSTDEVYGTLGETGLFTEDTPIAPNSPYSASKAGADLLVRAYHETFGLNVNITRCSNNYGPYQFPEKLIPLMIQNALQDKPLPVYGDGLNVRDWLYVEDHCSAIDLVLHKGVNGEVYNVGGRNERNNLQVVRTILEELGKPESLISYVKDRLGHDRRYAIDADKIRNELGWQPKFNYEDGIKETIRWYLSNTEWMEQVASGSYQQYYDTQYKDRLEAKE; encoded by the coding sequence ATGAAATTACTAGTTACCGGCGGTGCCGGCTTTATAGGCAGCAATTTTGTATTGTATATGATTAAAAACTATCCAAATTACGAAATCATTAATGTTGATGCACTCACATATGCAGGCAATCTTGAAAACCTGCGATCGATTGAGCTGCATTCAAACTATTCATTCGTGAAAGCAGATATTGCTAAACGTTCAGAATTGGAGCCGTTATTCCAACAAGGCATCGACGCTGTTATTAACTTTGCAGCAGAATCTCATGTAGATCGCAGCATTTTGCATCCAGAGATTTTCGTACAGACAAACATTCTTGGTACTCAGACGCTTCTTGATCTTACAAAGCAATATAACGTAACTAAATTCGTTCAAGTTTCTACGGATGAAGTGTACGGAACGCTGGGTGAGACGGGGCTTTTCACGGAAGATACGCCGATTGCGCCAAACAGTCCATATTCGGCGAGCAAGGCCGGGGCGGATCTCCTTGTTAGAGCTTATCATGAAACGTTCGGACTAAACGTCAACATAACACGCTGCTCTAATAACTATGGTCCATACCAGTTTCCAGAGAAGCTTATTCCATTGATGATTCAGAATGCGCTTCAAGATAAGCCGCTTCCTGTATACGGGGATGGCCTTAATGTCCGTGATTGGCTTTATGTTGAGGATCACTGCAGCGCAATAGATCTTGTACTGCATAAAGGTGTTAATGGTGAAGTATACAACGTTGGTGGACGTAACGAGCGGAACAATCTGCAGGTTGTTCGCACGATTCTTGAAGAGCTTGGCAAGCCTGAGTCGCTGATCTCCTACGTGAAGGATCGTCTTGGCCATGATCGCAGATATGCAATTGATGCTGACAAGATTCGTAATGAATTAGGCTGGCAGCCGAAATTTAACTATGAGGACGGAATCAAGGAAACGATTCGATGGTACCTCAGCAATACAGAGTGGATGGAGCAGGTTGCATCAGGCTCTTATCAACAATATTATGACACCCAGTACAAAGATCGCCTGGAGGCGAAAGAATAA
- the rfbC gene encoding dTDP-4-dehydrorhamnose 3,5-epimerase has protein sequence MIVRETDLPGVKLLEPAVFGDHRGFFMESYNAKTFAELGLNYDFIQDNHSLSVELHVLRGMHYQLGSKAQTKLVRVSAGRIYDVVIDIRQGSPTFGQWQGFELSADNKLQLLVPQGFAHGFCTLTHNCEVQYKVDALYSPEHDRGIAWNDPALAIDWPTSTPILSDKDGKHPVLADAEINFVYEG, from the coding sequence TTGATAGTAAGAGAGACTGATCTTCCTGGAGTGAAATTGCTAGAACCCGCAGTGTTTGGTGATCATCGTGGCTTCTTTATGGAGAGCTATAATGCTAAAACATTTGCTGAGCTTGGGCTTAATTATGACTTTATACAAGATAATCATTCCCTTTCAGTAGAATTGCATGTTCTAAGAGGTATGCATTATCAGCTTGGATCAAAGGCACAAACAAAGCTTGTAAGAGTTTCTGCGGGTAGGATCTATGATGTTGTCATCGATATAAGACAGGGCTCACCTACTTTTGGACAATGGCAAGGCTTTGAATTATCTGCAGACAATAAACTTCAACTTTTGGTTCCACAAGGATTCGCTCATGGTTTTTGCACTCTAACTCACAATTGTGAAGTTCAATACAAAGTTGATGCCCTATATTCCCCCGAACACGACCGTGGCATCGCCTGGAACGATCCGGCACTAGCAATCGATTGGCCGACTTCTACTCCGATTTTATCGGATAAGGATGGCAAGCATCCGGTGCTTGCCGATGCGGAAATCAACTTTGTATATGAAGGGTGA
- a CDS encoding sugar phosphate nucleotidyltransferase: MKGIILAGGTGSRLFPLTKVTNKHLLPVGRYPMIFHAIAKLKEAAIEDILIVTGKEHMGDVVNLLGSGKEFGLSFTYKVQDEAGGIAQALGMAERFVNNERMVVILGDNVFSNSIVSFVEGFEDQQSGAKILIQEVPDPQRYGVPELAGEKIVSIEEKPKNPKSNYAVTGIYMYDSRVFDIIRSLKPSNRGELEITDVNNAYITSNELSYDVLSNWWTDAGTHVSYSKANELSKDLIYGDEFGRFKL; this comes from the coding sequence ATGAAAGGAATCATTCTAGCAGGTGGAACTGGTTCACGCCTATTTCCCTTGACGAAAGTAACAAACAAGCACTTACTTCCAGTTGGACGTTACCCTATGATCTTCCACGCAATAGCTAAGTTGAAAGAAGCAGCTATTGAAGACATACTTATAGTAACAGGGAAAGAACATATGGGTGATGTTGTGAACCTTTTAGGGAGTGGTAAAGAGTTTGGGCTTTCTTTTACATATAAGGTTCAGGATGAAGCAGGTGGGATAGCTCAGGCGTTAGGTATGGCAGAACGATTCGTCAACAACGAACGAATGGTTGTCATTCTTGGCGATAATGTTTTTAGTAATTCAATCGTATCATTTGTTGAAGGTTTTGAAGATCAGCAGTCCGGAGCAAAAATTCTCATTCAAGAGGTGCCAGATCCACAGCGGTATGGTGTGCCGGAGCTTGCAGGAGAAAAGATTGTATCGATTGAGGAGAAACCCAAGAACCCTAAAAGTAATTATGCTGTAACCGGAATATATATGTACGATAGCCGTGTATTTGATATTATTCGTTCCTTAAAGCCGTCGAACCGGGGAGAATTAGAGATTACTGATGTTAACAATGCCTATATCACTTCCAATGAGCTGTCATATGATGTATTAAGTAACTGGTGGACGGACGCAGGGACTCATGTATCATATAGCAAAGCGAATGAACTTTCAAAGGACCTCATTTACGGTGACGAATTTGGAAGATTCAAATTGTAA